The genomic region TCGCGGTGCTGCTGGCGCCGTTCTTCACCCGGCGAGTGAACCTGGTCAGCCCCATCATCGCGCTGGCAGGACTGGCCTTGGGTCTGCTTTCGATGGTGCTCGTTGGCAATGGCGACGCGATCATCGGGGAACACTTCCGCGGGCTGCTCTTCATCGACGGCGCTGCCATCGTCTGGAAAGTGCTGCTCTTCATCTTCACCGGCGGCGTCGTGCTGATGTGGTACGCCACGATCGCCGACCAGATGCGCGAGGGGGACGCCGCCGAGTTTCTGTTGCTGCTCTTGGGCGCCACGCTCGGCATGAGCCTGATGGCCAGCAGTGGCAACCTGCTGATGATCTTCATGGCAGTGGAACTGGCCTCGCTGCCAAGCTACGTGCTGGCGGGCTTTCGCAAGACGAACAAGCTGGGGGCCGAGGCGTCGCTGAAGTACGTGCTGTTCGGGGCGGCGTGCAGCTCGATGATGGCGTACGCGCTGTCGCTGTTGTACGGCCTGTACGGCACGCTGCAGATAAGTGACATCGCGACGGCAATGGCCGCGGGCGGGACGGTGCCGGCGCTGGCGGCGGTGGCGCTGCTGGGCGTGCTGGTGGGCATTGGCTTCAAGATCGCCGCCGTCCCATTTCACTTCTGGTGCCCTGATGTGTTTCAGGGCGCGCACGTCGACGTCAGCCTCTTCCTGTCGGCCGCCAGCAAGGGGGCGGGGTTGCTATTGCTGCTGCGCGTCGCCCACACGTTTGGCGACGCGTACGGGTACAGCCCCGCCAGCAGCATGCTGACGACGATGGCGGTGGTGCTGAGCGTCTTGGGCATCGTCACGATGACGGCCGGCAACACCGCGGCGCTGGTGCAGACGAACGTGAAGCGGCTGCTGGCGTACAGCTCGATCGCGCACGCGGGCTACATGATTTGTGCGGTGGCGCTGCTGACGAAGTCCTCAACCGCGGCCGCGACGTACAACCCGGCGGCGCTGTCGACGCAGTCGCTGCTGGCGTACCTGGCGGTCTACTTCCTGATGAACCTTGGCGCGTTCACGGTCGCTGGCGTCGTCTACCGGCAGACGGGCAGCGAATCGATCCCCGACTACGCGGGTCTCGGGCGCCGCTCGCCATTGCTGGCGGTCTGCATGGCCGTCTTCATGGTCAGCCTGATCGGCATTCCACCGCTGGCCGGCTTCTGGGCGAAGGTGAACATCATGACCGCCCTCATCGGCAACGGCGGCTGGTGGTGGACGTCCGCGGCGGCGATCGGCATCAACACGATCGTGTCGATGTACTTCTACCTGCGCGTGGTGAAGGTGATGTACCTCGACGAGTCGCCGCTGCCCAAGCTGCGGTTCGCCCCGCTGGGAACCGCGATCGCGGGCGTGTGCGCGGGGCTGCTGTTCGTGCTCTTTATCGGCTGGGGACTCGTGATTTCCGGTGCGGAACGCTTCGGCGATCTGCAGACCGCGAAACCGCAAGCGACGGTCTTAGTCACGCGGTAGTTTGACGCGGAGAAATGCGAACCGCGGAGACGCGGAGATATAGGGAGAAAACCATCAAATTCGTGGTCTTTTCTCCTATTTCTCCGAGTCCTCCAAGTCTCCGCGGCTAATCCGCTTTGGTGATGGCTCACTCGCCTGTCGGGCGGGGTGAACGCAGGACGGCTACCTTCGACGGCTCGGTTGCCGCTGGCCGCGCGCTGCACGGCGGTGGCAACAGCATCAGCACTTCCTCACTCGTCGCGGGCATCTTCAGCTGCTCGGCAATCTTAGGCGACACCGCCCGCAGCGCGTCCTTTACGGCCGTCCAGACCGACAGCCCCAGCACCAACGGCGGCTCACCGATCGCCTTGCTGCGCTTCAGGCTGACGTGGTTGTCCGGGTTATCGAAGAACGCCACGTTAAACACCGGCGGCACGTCGCCGATGTTGGGGATCTTGTACGTCGTCGGCGAATGGCTCAGCAGTTCGCCCTTGGCGGAATATTTCAGCTCCTCGTTCGTCACCCAACCCATGCCCTGGATGAACGCCCCAACCACCTGCCCGCGATCGAGGCCCGGGTTGATCGGCAGGCCGACGTCCATCAGCAAATCGACGCGCGTCACCTTGACCTCGCCTGTGAGACGGTCGATGAGCACTTCCGACGCGCACGCGCCGTTCGTGTAGTACAGGAACGGCGTGCCCTTGCCGGTGTCGCGGTTGTAGTCGACGCCCGGCGTGGCGTAGAACCCGCGCTCGCCGAGGTTCACGCGCGCCAGGTACGTCTGGACGACGATCTCCCTGAACTTGAACGACACGCCGGGCCGGCGGTCGTCCCACACCTCGCCGTCGGCGAAGACGATGTTGCCCGGCGACGGATGCAGGCCCGACGCGTTGTCCGCCAGCAACGTCGCCGCGAAAGCTACAAGGCGCGAACGCAAGCGTGAACACGCGTCGACCGCCGCGGCGCCGTTCAAGTCGGTGCCGCTGCTGGCGGCGGTGGGGGAGGTGTTGTTGTTCTTGCTGGTGTCCGTCGCGCCGATGCGCACGTGTTCGTACGGCACACCCAGCTCGTCCGCGACGATCTGCCGCACGCGCGTGTTCAGACCCTGGCCCATTTCCGTGCCGCCGGTCGTCACCAGCACGGTGCCGTCGGTGTAGATGTTCACCAGCGCGTTCGCCTGGTTCAGGTGCTGTTTGGTGAACGAGATGCCGAATTTCACCGCCGTCATCGACAAGCCGCGCAGTTGCGTGCGGTTGGCACCGTTGAACTTCGTGATCTGCTCGCGGCGCGTGCGGTAGTCGCTGCTTTGCTCCAGTTGATCGAACAACCCATGCAGCGTGTTGTTCTTCACCAGTTGGCCGTAGGGCGTGACGTTGCGATCGTCGATGCCGTACAAGTTCGCACGCCGGACATCGATCGAGTCGATGCCGAGTTCCGTCGCAATCGACTCGAGGATGTTCTCGATGTTCACGCATCCCTGCGGACCACCGAAGCCGCGGAAGGCGGTGTTGCTGGGCAGGTTCGTCCGACAGACGCGCCCGGTGATGCGCACGTGCGGCAGGAAGTAGGCGTTGTCCGTGTGCAGCATCGCCCGCTCCATCACCGCCAGCGACAGGTCGGCCGAGCAACCGCCGTTGGAGAGGTAGTCGATCTGCAGACCGTGAATGCGGCCACGCTCATCGAAGCCGATGGTCCAGTGCGTGTTGATCGGGTGGCGCTTGCCGGTGATCGCCATGTCGTCGTCTTTTGTGTAGACCACTCGCGTCGGGCGGTTGGTAAAGCTGGCGACGATGGCGGCGAACATGGCGGGTTGGGCGGCCTGCGTCTCCTTGCCACCGAAGCCGCCGCCCATGCGTTTACAGACCACGCTGACCGCGTTGAACGGCACGCCGAGCACTTCCGCGACCAAGCCCTGCACCTCGGTGGGGTGCTGCGTGGACGAGTGGATCGTCATCGTCGCGCCCTCGCCGGGGATGGCGATGGCCGCCTGCGATTCGAGGTAGAAATGTTCCTGGCCGCCACCGATGAGTTGGCCGCTGAGCGTGTGCGGCGCGGCCGCGATGGCCGTGGCAACATCACCGCGCTCGATGGTGCGAAGCGGGCCGATGAAGCTATCATCGGCGACGGCCTCGTCGATGGTGAAGATGGGCGGCAGTTCGTCGATCTGCACGACGATCTTTTGACGTGCGATGTTGATCGCCCGCCGACTGGTGGCGGCGATGATGACGATTGGGTGGCCGACGTACATCACCTCCTCGTGCGCCAGCAGATCTTCATCCTGCAGCACCGGCCCGAAGCGCAGGTGCCCCTTTACGTCGGCGGCCGTGTAAAGCGCCACCACGCCCGGCACCTCGCGCGCGGCGGCAAGGTCGATCGAGCGGATCGTGCCGTGTGCGGTCAGACTGCCATAGGTATCGACCAGCAGTTCGCCATGGGCGGGCGGCATGTCGTCGATGAAGATCGATTCGCCGGTGACGTGCGTGCCGGCCGAGTCGTGCGGGATGTCGCGTCCTACTGCGGGCATTAGCGCACCTCCACGGCGGCGGACTGCTCTGTCAGATCGTGATACAGCTTCACGAAGATGTTGGCCGCCAACCGCGAACGGTACGCCGCCGACCCGCGCACGTCACTGAGCGGCGTGATGGCCGTCGCGGCGCGTTCGCCGGCTTCGATGAAGGTGTCTTCGCTGATCGGCTGACCCGCGAGCCAGGCTTCAACTTCCGGCAACCGCAGGACCGTGCCGGCGACGCCGCCGTAGGCGATGCGGATGCTCGCGATGTGGTCGCCGTCACGTTCCAGCAGGAAGGCTGCGGTGAACGTGGAGATATCGAGGTCGTGGCGTTTGCTGATCTTGTAGAGCTTGAGCGTCTGC from Tepidisphaeraceae bacterium harbors:
- the xdhB gene encoding xanthine dehydrogenase molybdopterin binding subunit, whose amino-acid sequence is MPAVGRDIPHDSAGTHVTGESIFIDDMPPAHGELLVDTYGSLTAHGTIRSIDLAAAREVPGVVALYTAADVKGHLRFGPVLQDEDLLAHEEVMYVGHPIVIIAATSRRAINIARQKIVVQIDELPPIFTIDEAVADDSFIGPLRTIERGDVATAIAAAPHTLSGQLIGGGQEHFYLESQAAIAIPGEGATMTIHSSTQHPTEVQGLVAEVLGVPFNAVSVVCKRMGGGFGGKETQAAQPAMFAAIVASFTNRPTRVVYTKDDDMAITGKRHPINTHWTIGFDERGRIHGLQIDYLSNGGCSADLSLAVMERAMLHTDNAYFLPHVRITGRVCRTNLPSNTAFRGFGGPQGCVNIENILESIATELGIDSIDVRRANLYGIDDRNVTPYGQLVKNNTLHGLFDQLEQSSDYRTRREQITKFNGANRTQLRGLSMTAVKFGISFTKQHLNQANALVNIYTDGTVLVTTGGTEMGQGLNTRVRQIVADELGVPYEHVRIGATDTSKNNNTSPTAASSGTDLNGAAAVDACSRLRSRLVAFAATLLADNASGLHPSPGNIVFADGEVWDDRRPGVSFKFREIVVQTYLARVNLGERGFYATPGVDYNRDTGKGTPFLYYTNGACASEVLIDRLTGEVKVTRVDLLMDVGLPINPGLDRGQVVGAFIQGMGWVTNEELKYSAKGELLSHSPTTYKIPNIGDVPPVFNVAFFDNPDNHVSLKRSKAIGEPPLVLGLSVWTAVKDALRAVSPKIAEQLKMPATSEEVLMLLPPPCSARPAATEPSKVAVLRSPRPTGE
- a CDS encoding NADH-quinone oxidoreductase subunit N, with protein sequence MPSVLSIIGQPFIPGWAELRPFVAEAWLIGTMIAVLLAPFFTRRVNLVSPIIALAGLALGLLSMVLVGNGDAIIGEHFRGLLFIDGAAIVWKVLLFIFTGGVVLMWYATIADQMREGDAAEFLLLLLGATLGMSLMASSGNLLMIFMAVELASLPSYVLAGFRKTNKLGAEASLKYVLFGAACSSMMAYALSLLYGLYGTLQISDIATAMAAGGTVPALAAVALLGVLVGIGFKIAAVPFHFWCPDVFQGAHVDVSLFLSAASKGAGLLLLLRVAHTFGDAYGYSPASSMLTTMAVVLSVLGIVTMTAGNTAALVQTNVKRLLAYSSIAHAGYMICAVALLTKSSTAAATYNPAALSTQSLLAYLAVYFLMNLGAFTVAGVVYRQTGSESIPDYAGLGRRSPLLAVCMAVFMVSLIGIPPLAGFWAKVNIMTALIGNGGWWWTSAAAIGINTIVSMYFYLRVVKVMYLDESPLPKLRFAPLGTAIAGVCAGLLFVLFIGWGLVISGAERFGDLQTAKPQATVLVTR